Below is a window of Populus trichocarpa isolate Nisqually-1 chromosome 3, P.trichocarpa_v4.1, whole genome shotgun sequence DNA.
TTTCGATTCCTCTTGTAAGTAATTGAAGGAGGGTGATTACCTCTACCAGGCCTTTTGCCCCCATACATTTTGTTACAAATCTTTCAAGACTTCCCTCGAAAAAGCAGACAGTACAACATCACTATCTTGAATGCAACAGCAACTGCAAACACAAAGATTGAGTTTCAAATCTAAACAACACACAAACACCTGAAATCCCAAGTAATTCACGTAATTATGCAAAACccaaaatcctttcaaaaaggAGATTGACTGAGACTAATAGCAAAACCCACCTGCTGCAATGGAATGCAAAATTGAACAAATGTAGTCCCAATTCCAAAAAAGTAAGCTTTTTTACATGGCAGCTTCTAAAGGTAACTAAAACCCagttcacaaaaacaaaaagtgaGACCATTCTTATTTGGGTTAGAGCTTTCACATTATCCAAAcagaatataaataaaaaggtcaAACATTTATAAGAGTTTAAGGAGTTTTAGAGAAAGCTCAGACCTTGATGAGTTTGACTTTTCTTCTAGCAGAAAGTAGCAGTATCTGAGATTTGTTTCTTGAATCATTTTctgcataaatatttttgaaggaAGGAAAACTTGGGGTTTTTACGagggtttttactttttatttaaatttgtgatATCATTTTTAAGCATAAATTCTATCAAATCGTTGCTTTACCATTATGCAGTGATGGGCCACCGTACAGATTCTTGCCTGTTTGAAATTGGATGTTGGGACTATGTTCAATGGGCCGAGACGATACTGCGAGGACCCTCTCGTAAATAAGTAATGCAATTcgttcccaaatttattttttccaatactATCAAGTATCAATCATCGATCATTGATATGATAATGGATCCGATGGAGCACTCCTCTCATCAAGCAGTAGATATTattctaagaaataaaatttctaattgttttttcccTTAGAAATACCATTGTTGAACATGATGGTTCCATCAATGAATTTATGTGGTCCATCCAAAATATTTGGCTAAGTCCccaataatctttaaaattttattgtgatGAAGATAGATCACTGTAAAATCCCTGATTAAAAAAcggtttaaaaattaaagtaaaaaacatcTATTCATCTTTTTCATCCTTGTTATAACTTgcattcttgaaattttgtcaTAAATGGTGCAATATTAGCcaaaaaagacaatgaatatGCATGATTCATAAACTGTCCAACAATTAACAATGAATATGCATGATTCAAAAAAGACAATgacattatgaattttaatcCAAAGTTCATAAATCTCTTTTCAGTTTTCTCAATATctctagatttatttttgaagatcaTTCTCTCCATTAcctatcatatttattttttattatttttatttcttttcaccggagtttcttttaattgtcgATGACCTGATGTTCATGCAAGAGTTTACAAACAATATAATAGCAACCACCAATTACAGGAAGACAATGAATTATCAGTGTCATTCACGGATGTCTGTGATAATTAATACATGTCagcaatgaaaaacaaatactatcAAGCATCAAACATTAATTCTAATaatattcttctttttaatttttctttttcaattaaaaatcggATAATGTGTTCATTTGTGGAGAACTAAGAGGGGCTAAAACAACTCAGAGTAGGTAGGGTTCTTCTTCACAGTTTTTGACCGATACCTCTTGGTAGAGCTGTTGCTCAATACCATTGGATTTTATCGTTCTCTCATACTACAAAACTACAACATagaaaattataatcataaaaattaccTCAATCAAATGTTATAAGAGATATAgcacaaaataaagaaagcaaCGATAATGATGACAATACTGCAATGCAGGCCTACACTATGCCATGGGGGGTAATCCAAATCATATGCATCTTTTGTGTTGAGGAAGTAGTAGGGAATTGCTCAAAACAAGCGGTCTCCAAGTTATAGACACCTGCATCATATCTTATTTGCTTATTCTTGCAGCCCTTTGCATTGACAGATTGATCCGTGTAATAGATGCAATTTCCCTTTAAGCTCGATGCCTCTGACTCTGGTAAAGTAAATGGTTGCATATGCGTTGGTCCCAGAAATAAGGCATAATCACCCAAACTCCTGACTTGATGTTTATCCCAATCATAGTCAAtaactttttcatgtttatccCGATAATAGGAATCGGAATCCAGTTTGTACAGTAGGAACTGTGAGGTTAGTGCAGGTTGATCACCTCCGTCCTTTCTGCGCACCACAATCAACAACTCGCCTTGTGCTTCCACCAAGTATAGATGCTCGAACGTTTTGAAACTGGAATTCCGAGTGCGTGGAACACTGTTTATCAATTCATTGATACATAGATCAGACCCGTCGAAATTACAGACGAATAACTTCTTAGTTACATGCAACACATAGAACCGGTCGTGGCAATAAACCGCGTCCAAATAACCCTCGTGGTCAATTGAAGAATGTCCAAATCCAATGCTTCTCCACTCTCTGTTCCCCAATTTGCAATAAGCAATCTGACCATAATTATAAATGGCCAAGACCAAGCATGAATTTGATTCTGAGGGGTTTGGACAACAAGATAAAACAACTTTCTCAATAGAGCATGATCTAGGATACCATGATGGAACACCGTCTGTGCCATAAGGAGGGAGTGTGGACACATCAGGAAGTTCGAATTTTTCACCCGAGACAGGATTCAGGACAAGCATgtccttgtttattttattggtgaATGCTTCCTCTTTTCTGTCCTCCAAGATCAACCACCCTCGATAAGACCCGCAATATTTACCAGCTAGCGGGATTGTTAGCATTAGCGGTTTGTTAGGGGCAGGGCTATCTTGGTTATCATCCTTGTTGAAGATTTGTTTCAGAGGCAAGAATTGGTGTGTCTTGGAGGACCTCTTGAGGCTACCAGGAGGTAGTATAAGACCTGGAAGTTGCTGAATCGCTAAGTTATTGCAATCTTGAGGAAGGTTATAGCACTCAGCCATTCTGGTTGCTGCGGCAATTTGTGCTCCAAGAAGAGACTAACTAGTGAAAAGTATAATGTGATAGAGCAGCTACACACAAGGTCGGCCTCTTACGTATATAAAACCAGAGACTTCATGATTCCGTAGTTAAATCGGATGACTTCTTATTTTCCGAAGCCTGGTTCCTTAAGGATTGTCGAACGTGCTCAACCGTTAGGATATCTGTCCGAGCTAGCCCATTCTTCAACTTTCCTGTTCAAGGAGTCGGCTTGTCGGattacttaatattaaaaagaaggataattattttaatacagtGGAAGAAAACGGGAACTTTGTATTCAGTGGACTTTTAcactatatttataattcttttcctACGTGCTTAGGAATTCAGGTTCCTTTTTTAATTAGGAATCTAACCCGCGACctcccatttaaaaaaaaaaaggaaaaaaagaatgaggaacaTCTCTATAGATAATAATagtatttgttgtttttcttttttatgttagagaataatataaatcatattctggaacctcacctaacagcttaagctattggattgaAATGGTTtcttgacatggtatcagagcattgatgaccaagcggtcacgagttcgaatctcaccatccttatttatttgataaaaaaaattaagcacaagataatatgggtctgtacaagtttcaagcccaaagggctttcacttgagggagtgtgttagagaataatataaattatatcctgaaacctcacctaacaacttaagttattgagttgagatggttcatTGACACTTTATATGTTCTCTCCGCCATTGAAGCAGTCACAGAAACAAAAACTACAGAAAagggaagcaaaaaaaaaaaaaaaaaaattgtgatgttATAGAGTTACAATGGTGAAACCTAAATGGGTTACCATTGCCTATATACAAGCACAAACACTCCCACGAGATAAATGGAAGTAATTGTTGGTAATAATAATCATTACAAGTTAGAATCACATTCTGCTAAGGTTAAGCTTCAATCATTCTACCATCTAAAACTCCTTCACTTTTAGTGCCATTGTTTCACCGGCTTGGTTGCAGAGAAACTGCTTGCAGGAGGTTTCCTGGCTGCTGACATacctttccaggaaaaaaaaagcggAGGGTGAATCAACAGAGATTATTAAAAGCATAGGGCACCATTGTAAGTGAAGGGTAATAGCTGCAAGTATTAGTGTTAGCAGTAATAGCATACCAACATGCCCTGCAAGATAAGGGACTACAGATGGAGATCAATGGTTCAGTATGAAAAGTAATTAAACATACGTACTTGATGAAGCCTTAGATGCAGAGCTGATAGTCGTTGACAGACGAGGTAATCTTGTTTGTGCCAGCTTTTGTGAAGGCTTAGGAAGCCTAGATACGAAACTCGGTCTGCTCAAAACAGCAAAATTTATCAGGCTTTGGATTCAATGCAAGAAAGTGGTATAACTCTGATTAAAATCCTAGGCCTCGAGAACACCCATACAGAAACTCCTTCAAAGAGGAGGAAAGGACAGAACGTGAGTGATAAAATTTACCAGTAAAGAGATGTAGCAGCAGCACTTTGCACAGGAAAgctatataacaaaataaaaatttaccttATTTTtgtatgccttttattttacgCTGAAGATACCAAACTAATGATGACTTCCCATCCCATATACTTTAGGGAATAAATTTAGTTGAATAACAGTAAAAATGCAGGTACAACAGCGCTGAAGATATGTGTAGGATATGATAGTAGGTCATTTTAAAACTGAGCAATAACTTCTAAAGATATACCTTAGTTTTAGTATAATTTAGAAAGTTTGTGAAAACCGAAGcaatttataatatcaaaatcgTTTCACAACTTTTACACTGCAATTTTACTTGGGTGATAAAACTGAGTGCCAGTCAGGTTGTAGTATCGCAGAGACAAGAAGCTGTCTGacccaaacaaaaaagattgtAGAACATTCAAATTTCTCAATAATATGAAGCATACTCACTTCTTGTTCGCAGCCTTCCTGGCTGGTTTTGCAGCTTCAACCGGTTTTGCAACTTCAACTGGTTTTGTAGCTTCAGATGGTTTAGATTCAGGGAAAAGAGTGAACTCTACTGCACTACCCAGAGAGCCTTCAGTTTCAGCTCTTGAAAGACAACCATCAGATATGTCACTTAATCGCTCATCAGAATCTGCATCTCCAAAGCCCAAGAGATCAAGGTCTTCTTTATCTTTATGAGACAAACATGTTCCGACAAAATTTGGCCGAGAGACAAATTCTTTCTTGAGTGTCAAGTCATCCTTTGACTTTGACTGTGGAagcaacatttttttatgttgaaagttATCCATTGACTGTGCAGAACCAGCTTCAGAGCGTCTTTCACTGTGCTCTGAGCAGTTGTCTGTATCAGAAGATGCTTTCTCAAAAAGTCTTGAACCTTTCCTTCCTGAGAGCCTAGGGCTATGTAGTGCAGTCCCATTTGAATATCTTCTTGGAGAAGAAGAATCATACCCATGTGAATTCATACCACACTTCACACCATTGACATTCGCCTTGAGCTGCTGCAACCGCTCAATCACTTCATCTTTCCTTGAAATTGTGTCTTTGAGGAACGCAACCTGCAAGATTGACTTTGAATATAACACAACAAATGGACTCAAAATATTCAATGCTaaccataaaaatttgaaaacaggtagattctattgaattttgaaaGGAACTCCAATTCTGTCGAGCAACAGAGCTTTATGAAACGAATGACATTGGCACTGGAACAATAATCTTCTCATTCTCACCCCTATCCACTTGAATGTCTGTACCATAAGAAATTGAAgaggccaaaaaaaaaattggtttaaaaTGGCAGCCACTCCATCACGTCAGGAAAATGTAATGAATAAGGTTCAAGTCAAGCAGGCCTATGCTAGTCCAGGGATTTCCCTTTCATATTTACATGTGCCTGTTTACATGGCTGACATTGATCAATCGTGAGTTATGCCTATCCTTGGAGGCTACTAAAATTCATACATTAACTTTATGAGTATTGACGAAAGAAGAAGTTCACCTGCTCCATAAGTTCTCTTGTATTTCTTCCCTCTTTATTGCTCTTTGCAGCACCCAACTCAATCCCTGAAACCCTCTCAGCAAACTTCAAAGTACTTACAGTTTCAGAATAGGAATCTACGTCAGGATTAAGCTGCACAAACATAAGGGTCTTTGCTTGACCGCCTAGAATGTGGAGAGaaatataataagaaagaaaaaaagcaagccATTAGAGCATTTTTCTAAGAATGAGATATAAGACATTGTGAGTCATAAATTATGACAAAGCACTTCAGATGAAAATAGTACCTAACGAACTTTGAAGCACTTGAGTTAGTTTGCTATTTCTGAATGGCACATGCTGACTCTTTTGTGCTAAGGAAAATATTACATCCCCAAGGGCGGATAgtgatttgttaatatgttgTGCTTCCCTCAACCTCTCTCCAATAGCTTCAGATCTATCCACTCTTTCACTACCAGCAAGATCAACCAAATGTAGGTTGCCACGTAAAACAGCACCAGTTTCTAAATCCATGCCATAGACATGAACAGTGAGAACACTGCAAAATAAGAGTTCAGTTAAAACAACTATTTGTGATGATGACCAACGGTTGCAACAATCAACATAAAAGAGACAACCTGTGGGATCTACTACTTCTTTCATTTAGAACTGTAGCACCCACTGCACGGTTCATTAAGCCAATGTTCATTAATTCTAACACATCTGCAGTTGATGTAACCGCATGCATGCTGGCATCAGGGACAGCCAAACCATTTGGTTGGGTTGTGCTCCAAATCCCAAGTGTGTGCAAGTTAAGAGAGAGACAAATATTTTAACACTAAAACTCTGaactaatcaacaaaaaaatgaccAGAAAGCAAGAATTTGCATTCATAAATCAAAAAAGAACCAGAAAGGATCACAGAATCAATCCAAAAAAGCTATGGAGTTAAATCTCCAATCATGAAATATATAACCaagaacaaataacaaaattgaaaagaataaacatGAAGGATATCTTTTGTGAGGACCATCACTTGAGAGTAAATCACGAACTTGCTCATTGTAAATTTCAACCATTTGAACTCCAACTTCATATGAGATGGAGCTTTTCCTGTGCTGAGAGATCTGGAAAAGATCATGCAGTGCTCGGTAATTGACCCCCCAATCTTCTTGTGATGTTATATTAGGCCCACTCTAGAGGAAAGATACAAGCAGAAGTAAAATTTATAAGCAGCAAAAGGTATATAATAATGTATGTGTTTAGGTGAGGAAAAATAGATAATCATACCATTGTATAGGTCTTTCCTGAGCCCGTTTGACCATATGCAAATATACATACATTGTATCCATCAAGGACAGACCGAATTAGTGGTTGGGTATCTAAAAACACCTCCTCTGCCATCACAAGTTCATGAGAACATAAAGCTAGGAGTCATATACAATCTCTAAAATACAACTATGTGCAACTGAATTCAGCGTTACAACCActtaaagtttttatatataaaaaaaggaaaaaataaagtgaaatcaatcttcaattaaaaaaaaatgaagaaagaaagaacaaaaaagaaaaactctaaCCTTGAGTAGCTGCTGGGCCAAAAACCTTGTTAAATTTGAAGAGCCTATGACTGTCTTTTCCTTGTTTTGAGGGATTCGAAATAACCAATTCACCATTTTCTCCAATATATTCTACTGTTGTTCGCTTCTTAGATTGTCCAGGAAGGAATGGCCTTATTCGACAATACACTCTAATATTGCCTATGGTCAGATGACAGACAAGTATAAGCTACAAGAAAATGCACGATAACATTTCTTATGATATCAGCAAAAGCAACACAAGGTCACAAGCATACCAAGCATGCAATACAGGGAAGTGTACCTTTCAAATCCTGAACCTCATTGTACAATCTTCGATTTTCTGCAAGAACAGAATGATAATTTGCAGCAGCGTCAACTAGTCCTTTAAGCTTCACGCCtgtttgagattaaaaaaagaaaaaaaaaagaagcacgcACAACATGAGAAAATGCCAGATAAATCGCAGAAATGacgtgttgatattaaaataaagaacaaaagatGAATTACGAAAAAACAACACTAAACTAAACTACAGCAGAAAATCAATCCTACCCAGGAAATTAAATTCCTCAGCGTAACTCCTTTTGGTCTTCAAGATCTCGTGTTTTAGAAAGTCAGAAGCTCCCCTTAATTCCTAGCAGTAAAAGCATGATTTAATATTGTTGCAAAATCGACAGAGGCTCACTTAAGAACAAGTGAGTAAGGCAAACCTGTAAAGCTCTAGATTGATAATCTATGAAGCTTTTATAGGTGCCCTCTTTGCTTTTCCACCTCTGATATTTAGATTCAGAAAATGACTCGAGCTCCTTCACCCTCTCCTTTGATTCtgttaaaaaacatttgaattcCATTAATTTCTTCTCCAATTGAACTTTAGTTTCCTCAGCCCGCATTTGCAATAGCAAGCAGTGCTCTTCATGCGCCGTCTTGGCTATTTCTAGTTCATGTTTCAGCGTGGAGTTCTCAATATCACTGTGGATTCTCTCTTGCCTTGTTCTAAGTAGTTCCTGCTCTtcaagctttttctttttctctattttagtTTTCTCAATCTGCAACAAAAAAAGGAGAGGGCTGAAGAGAACAAACAATTTAACACAGATATTATGACATCTTTGCAGGTGTTCTTTCATATCagttatgaaaaataacaatgattACTATCTGCcttttctaaagaatttaaaaatctcGTCATCATCCaccagcaataaaaaaaaaattgttcatcaaTGAAGCATATGGAAAGCCTCCTCGGTTATGTATAAGACGTATATTATAAGAAGACTACACAAAACGAATTAAAAAACCTATTATGCACATCACCcactaagaaaaattaaaatacatcttAATCAAAATCGTAGTTCCATCAAACCTGCAAAATCTGGGGCTGTAATATTTCAACCTTGGTTGAAGGCAAAAATAGCTTAAGTGGTACCAATATACAATTCTATAATTGAGGAACTCGGGGTTCTTGGCCATATTCACTCCAACATCAATGCCAGGAGTTcaatgaatttcttttctttttctccccttCTTTTGAAGTGGACATATCCATAACTTCAATGACAAAAGATGCATGCTGATTATGTTGCATTTGCCCAAAGGCACCAAAAAAATACCCAGACATAGGAAACTAGGAAGCAACAGGAATGGCACGCtacaaaaatattgaataacaaAGTCACACCTTGATTTGTTGCAGCTTTGACAACAAAACCTgcatataaaaggaaaaaaaaaggataaaaatcaattactaaAACGAAATTCAAAAGGGATAAGCAagacaattcaaaattttattcaagATACCTGAATTTCTTCTGTGGTTCCAGCTGCAAGGGTCTCTAGAACTTTTATTCGTGATTGGCACTTTCCCAAGTGAACCTCATAAAGATTGTTTAGCTGCAAGTATGCAACAACATGATCATCAATATGCACGAGCAGTGTACAATATATTATACATCAATGTAATCTAGAAGACAATTCCATGAAACATTACATCTTTCAAGTTCACTGCTTGGGTTGAAACCCGATGTTCAATAACTTGCACAACTTTCTTCAATATAAGAGCCATCTGccatccaaaacataaaaagacatcaggtaaagaaacaaaagagagaaaactccataaaaattattgattaaaaaatatatcatttcaaGCATGCATTAGACGTATAATGTCTATGCATCCTCTGATTAACATACATGATGGACATGCCCATTCTTTCTTTCAATGTTTTCTTCCAGAATTCTGTTCACTAAGCTGAACAATGTTCGAGTAGAGGCATTCTGCTAAAaaagaatgggaaaaaaatgaattagagCAGCATCACTTCAAGTTAGCTTTCTTAATTGATCATCAAACAAACACAATATATCAGGAACTTACATCGAACCCATTTGATTTCATCAATTCCAAGATATTGGAATCTGAAAGATCAGCATAGGACCCTTGCTTTTGTTGGAACATCTCAGATAACTTGTGTGCAGCATCATGCGCCAAAGCAGCAGACTCTAAATATGAAAGCACcagaataaaaagaataagaaaatagcACATACAAACTTCTATAAATATGTAATATGTTCAGAGGAGGAAGGGGGATGGGAGAGGGGGGATAATGTTCCATTCAAGAATGATAATGGATTGAGCAGCCAAAGGCTGCCGGTTCCTAAAGTAGGGCACTGCTGGGAAAACAGCCCCCAACATGAACCAAGATTAGGTTTCATATTAAGCCCTTCCATAGCTGCCCCATATAAGATCAAAATAACCCTAATCAAGTGCAGAGAAGTCAAGAATGATAATGGATTGTGCAGCCAAAGGCTGCCAGTTCCTAAAGTAGGACACTGCTGGGACAACAGCCCCCACCATGAACCAAGATCAGGTTTCATATTATGCCCTTCCATGGCTTCCCCGTATAAGATCACAATAACCCCAATCAAATGCAGAGAAGTCAGTCTGGGtcattcaaaacaagataaattcTCATTCAGAAGCAAACATGAACTTGTCAAGCGAATCTAATCATGCGTGTAATTGGAAAGTTGCAATTCCAACCCATACAAGTATAGCTTCTGTTTCATACAAACCTGAAGAGATAGAATCATCCAAGCTGCTTCCATATTTGTTCTCAAAAGAATCTTGTTGCCTCTCGTCTCCATTTATGGCAGGGTTTTCATCGCATGTTGCTGTGTACACTAGCGAGTTAGTGATTCCCTCTGAAAATTCTACCTTCGGTAGATTCCATCTTCTTCTTAGATGTTCACGGATGCTTTCTTTCCCACCAGTAAACTCAAAATGAGTTTTAAGTGTCCCAAGGCACTGCAGAACCGGTTCCATGTATCCCTGCAAAGCATCTCAAATTATCTGTTTCAGAAAATTTTTATAACAGACAAAGACATAAAAACTGGTAACAGAATGTCCAGTTTTTCAATGCCAAATGCAGAGGCAAGTTGTATTGGAAAAGTTCATAAAAAGCCCAAGACCAAATAAACATTTCCATACcttaaactttatatttaagttaaaaaccaaaacaagagCCAGCCCTGCTGGATTTATGATGAAGCACGATCgtttaaaaagctaaatttttcaTGACAATGTACCCAATGTATGAACTAGGTTTAGGAGACTCTCAAAACTGTCCCTTCCAAGACCCACTTCACTGAAAGCTGCCCAGGAAATGGCCTTTTAATAGACCTAGCGTGTCAACACATGACCATTTTAATCATATTGTCCTTGGAGTACAGACCTATTGTCACGTTGGCTCCACCTTCTTTTTAAGTTTGAATCCCCAAATCACGTGAATGATACGTAGCCGAATCAAAATTAGACTAAAATGCAAACCACAATtgctttgattgaaaaaattcaCATACCTCCTGTATGTCAGCAAGTACAAACCTAGGCAATGCAATTTCATCCATCGCTGCTAAAAACTTTCGGATATTTTCTGGTCCAGGTTTAGAATTGCCTCTCTAAAGCAGAAACAACAAATCCAGTTTCCTTTTAGAAAAATCCCataccaaaaaaaggaaaaggtacaAGAACCAAGCAACAGAAACACCAATAAGAAAGTAATCCAACCATTTCAACTAAACCAGGACAGAGCTTGTCCAGAATGTTACACAAGACAGTGCCATCAATCAAGTATGCTCTCAGTTTCTCCTCCGACGCATCCGTTGGCAAATTTAAATGAGGTAGCGAACGGTTTAACCACTCAATCACTGATTGAATATTAACTGCAACCAAGTCAAAgttctcaaataaaacacataATCATAAAcgagaaaaaacaaagcagcACGCATTTTTGCGTGTTCCTCACCATCAGCATGAGCTCCATTTGAGCTGTCATATCTCCCATTTTCGCTCAAGCTCCTTTCTGGCGAAGCACTCATGTTTCAAAGATCTAGAACTATTTGCTTCTGTCTGTAACTGCGCGAATTAAAAGTCAAAATATTAAC
It encodes the following:
- the LOC7458176 gene encoding kinesin-like protein KIN-14J isoform X7, which encodes MSASPERSLSENGRYDSSNGAHADVNIQSVIEWLNRSLPHLNLPTDASEEKLRAYLIDGTVLCNILDKLCPGLVEMRGNSKPGPENIRKFLAAMDEIALPRFVLADIQEGYMEPVLQCLGTLKTHFEFTGGKESIREHLRRRWNLPKVEFSEGITNSLVYTATCDENPAINGDERQQDSFENKYGSSLDDSISSESAALAHDAAHKLSEMFQQKQGSYADLSDSNILELMKSNGFDNASTRTLFSLVNRILEENIERKNGHVHHMALILKKVVQVIEHRVSTQAVNLKDLNNLYEVHLGKCQSRIKVLETLAAGTTEEIQVLLSKLQQIKIEKTKIEKKKKLEEQELLRTRQERIHSDIENSTLKHELEIAKTAHEEHCLLLQMRAEETKVQLEKKLMEFKCFLTESKERVKELESFSESKYQRWKSKEGTYKSFIDYQSRALQELRGASDFLKHEILKTKRSYAEEFNFLGVKLKGLVDAAANYHSVLAENRRLYNEVQDLKGNIRVYCRIRPFLPGQSKKRTTVEYIGENGELVISNPSKQGKDSHRLFKFNKVFGPAATQEEVFLDTQPLIRSVLDGYNVCIFAYGQTGSGKTYTMSGPNITSQEDWGVNYRALHDLFQISQHRKSSISYEVGVQMVEIYNEQVRDLLSSDGPHKRLGIWSTTQPNGLAVPDASMHAVTSTADVLELMNIGLMNRAVGATVLNERSSRSHSVLTVHVYGMDLETGAVLRGNLHLVDLAGSERVDRSEAIGERLREAQHINKSLSALGDVIFSLAQKSQHVPFRNSKLTQVLQSSLGGQAKTLMFVQLNPDVDSYSETVSTLKFAERVSGIELGAAKSNKEGRNTRELMEQVAFLKDTISRKDEVIERLQQLKANVNGVKCGMNSHGYDSSSPRRYSNGTALHSPRLSGRKGSRLFEKASSDTDNCSEHSERRSEAGSAQSMDNFQHKKMLLPQSKSKDDLTLKKEFVSRPNFVGTCLSHKDKEDLDLLGFGDADSDERLSDISDGCLSRAETEGSLGSAVEFTLFPESKPSEATKPVEVAKPVEAAKPARKAANKNRPSFVSRLPKPSQKLAQTRLPRLSTTISSASKASSSMSAARKPPASSFSATKPVKQWH
- the LOC7458176 gene encoding kinesin-like protein KIN-14J isoform X2 gives rise to the protein MSASPERSLSENGRYDSSNGAHADVNIQSVIEWLNRSLPHLNLPTDASEEKLRAYLIDGTVLCNILDKLCPGLVEMRGNSKPGPENIRKFLAAMDEIALPRFVLADIQEGYMEPVLQCLGTLKTHFEFTGGKESIREHLRRRWNLPKVEFSEGITNSLVYTATCDENPAINGDERQQDSFENKYGSSLDDSISSESAALAHDAAHKLSEMFQQKQGSYADLSDSNILELMKSNGFDNASTRTLFSLVNRILEENIERKNGHVHHMALILKKVVQVIEHRVSTQAVNLKDLNNLYEVHLGKCQSRIKVLETLAAGTTEEIQVLLSKLQQIKIEKTKIEKKKKLEEQELLRTRQERIHSDIENSTLKHELEIAKTAHEEHCLLLQMRAEETKVQLEKKLMEFKCFLTESKERVKELESFSESKYQRWKSKEGTYKSFIDYQSRALQELRGASDFLKHEILKTKRSYAEEFNFLGVKLKGLVDAAANYHSVLAENRRLYNEVQDLKGNIRVYCRIRPFLPGQSKKRTTVEYIGENGELVISNPSKQGKDSHRLFKFNKVFGPAATQEEVFLDTQPLIRSVLDGYNVCIFAYGQTGSGKTYTMSGPNITSQEDWGVNYRALHDLFQISQHRKSSISYEVGVQMVEIYNEQVRDLLSSDGPHKRLGIWSTTQPNGLAVPDASMHAVTSTADVLELMNIGLMNRAVGATVLNERSSRSHSVLTVHVYGMDLETGAVLRGNLHLVDLAGSERVDRSEAIGERLREAQHINKSLSALGDVIFSLAQKSQHVPFRNSKLTQVLQSSLGGQAKTLMFVQLNPDVDSYSETVSTLKFAERVSGIELGAAKSNKEGRNTRELMEQTFKWIGVAFLKDTISRKDEVIERLQQLKANVNGVKCGMNSHGYDSSSPRRYSNGTALHSPRLSGRKGSRLFEKASSDTDNCSEHSERRSEAGSAQSMDNFQHKKMLLPQSKSKDDLTLKKEFVSRPNFVGTCLSHKDKEDLDLLGFGDADSDERLSDISDGCLSRAETEGSLGSAVEFTLFPESKPSEATKPVEVAKPVEAAKPARKAANKNRPSFVSRLPKPSQKLAQTRLPRLSTTISSASKASSSMSAARKPPASSFSATKPVKQWH
- the LOC7458176 gene encoding kinesin-like protein KIN-14J isoform X5 — translated: MSASPERSLSENGRYDSSNGAHADVNIQSVIEWLNRSLPHLNLPTDASEEKLRAYLIDGTVLCNILDKLCPGLVEMRGNSKPGPENIRKFLAAMDEIALPRFVLADIQEGYMEPVLQCLGTLKTHFEFTGGKESIREHLRRRWNLPKVEFSEGITNSLVYTATCDENPAINGDERQQDSFENKYGSSLDDSISSESAALAHDAAHKLSEMFQQKQGSYADLSDSNILELMKSNGFDQNASTRTLFSLVNRILEENIERKNGHVHHMALILKKVVQVIEHRVSTQAVNLKDLNNLYEVHLGKCQSRIKVLETLAAGTTEEIQVLLSKLQQIKIEKTKIEKKKKLEEQELLRTRQERIHSDIENSTLKHELEIAKTAHEEHCLLLQMRAEETKVQLEKKLMEFKCFLTESKERVKELESFSESKYQRWKSKEGTYKSFIDYQSRALQELRGASDFLKHEILKTKRSYAEEFNFLGVKLKGLVDAAANYHSVLAENRRLYNEVQDLKGNIRVYCRIRPFLPGQSKKRTTVEYIGENGELVISNPSKQGKDSHRLFKFNKVFGPAATQEEVFLDTQPLIRSVLDGYNVCIFAYGQTGSGKTYTMSGPNITSQEDWGVNYRALHDLFQISQHRKSSISYEVGVQMVEIYNEQVRDLLSSDGPHKRLGIWSTTQPNGLAVPDASMHAVTSTADVLELMNIGLMNRAVGATVLNERSSRSHSVLTVHVYGMDLETGAVLRGNLHLVDLAGSERVDRSEAIGERLREAQHINKSLSALGDVIFSLAQKSQHVPFRNSKLTQVLQSSLGGQAKTLMFVQLNPDVDSYSETVSTLKFAERVSGIELGAAKSNKEGRNTRELMEQVAFLKDTISRKDEVIERLQQLKANVNGVKCGMNSHGYDSSSPRRYSNGTALHSPRLSGRKGSRLFEKASSDTDNCSEHSERRSEAGSAQSMDNFQHKKMLLPQSKSKDDLTLKKEFVSRPNFVGTCLSHKDKEDLDLLGFGDADSDERLSDISDGCLSRAETEGSLGSAVEFTLFPESKPSEATKPVEVAKPVEAAKPARKAANKKPSFVSRLPKPSQKLAQTRLPRLSTTISSASKASSSMSAARKPPASSFSATKPVKQWH